The Chelatococcus sp. HY11 genome includes a window with the following:
- a CDS encoding amidohydrolase family protein, with protein MSQSLTITGRDPATGRSLAIDIADGLIASITAGPRDEGAWLAPGLVDLQVNGFNGHDINGGGLTIATVEALVNAMLRVGVTTFLPTIITASEEAIVTALGVIAAARAGDARIAHAIPSVHVEGPHLSPEDGPRGAHPRTHVRPPDIDEFQRWQAASGGLVGLVTLSPHYPEAPAYVRALARQGVHVAIGHTSAAPAEITAAVDAGATLSTHLGNGAAATLPRHPNFIWTQLAEDRLAATFIADGHHLPADTFRAMLRAKGLERAVLVSDAVALGGLPPGLYDQPIGGRVELTKDGRLGVAGTPFLAGAVRPLADCVAQATIMGGLTLTDALRLATVNPGRFTGNRGVIRVGASADLIRFHWAPGDPTLSIEAVFSRGERRV; from the coding sequence ATGAGCCAGTCCTTGACGATCACGGGCAGAGATCCCGCGACAGGCCGCTCGCTCGCCATTGACATCGCAGACGGGCTGATCGCGTCGATCACGGCGGGGCCGAGGGACGAGGGCGCGTGGCTCGCGCCCGGCCTCGTCGACCTGCAGGTCAACGGCTTCAACGGCCATGACATCAACGGCGGCGGACTGACCATCGCGACGGTCGAGGCGCTGGTGAACGCCATGCTGCGGGTTGGCGTCACGACCTTTTTGCCGACGATCATCACGGCGTCGGAGGAGGCCATCGTCACGGCGCTCGGCGTGATCGCGGCGGCGCGCGCCGGCGATGCTCGCATTGCCCACGCGATCCCCAGCGTCCATGTCGAAGGCCCCCACCTGTCGCCGGAGGACGGCCCCCGTGGGGCGCACCCGCGTACTCACGTGCGGCCGCCAGATATCGACGAATTTCAACGCTGGCAGGCGGCAAGCGGCGGTCTGGTCGGGCTGGTGACACTCTCACCCCATTACCCGGAGGCGCCGGCCTATGTCCGCGCGCTGGCACGCCAGGGCGTCCATGTCGCGATCGGCCATACCAGCGCCGCCCCGGCCGAGATCACGGCCGCCGTGGACGCTGGGGCGACGCTTTCCACCCATCTTGGCAACGGAGCGGCGGCCACCCTCCCCCGCCATCCCAATTTCATCTGGACGCAGCTGGCCGAGGATCGCCTCGCCGCCACCTTCATCGCCGATGGCCATCATCTCCCCGCAGATACATTTCGTGCCATGCTGCGCGCCAAAGGCCTGGAGCGCGCGGTGCTGGTCTCGGATGCGGTCGCGCTCGGCGGCCTGCCGCCCGGTCTTTACGATCAGCCAATCGGCGGCCGTGTCGAGTTGACCAAGGATGGCCGGCTAGGCGTCGCCGGTACGCCATTCCTTGCCGGAGCGGTGCGCCCACTGGCCGATTGCGTCGCGCAGGCGACGATCATGGGGGGCCTCACACTCACTGATGCCCTGCGGCTCGCCACGGTCAATCCCGGCCGCTTCACCGGCAACCGCGGCGTCATCCGGGTGGGAGCGTCGGCTGATCTCATTCGCTTCCATTGGGCGCCCGGCGATCCGACCTTGTCGATCGAAGCCGTCTTCTCCCGCGGAGAACGGCGCGTCTGA
- a CDS encoding L,D-transpeptidase, with the protein MIELKRRSFVSGLAAGITGLGLSGCVSPNPEQAGPGPGAGRRIADREIPPPADLPASDGQVASYYGPVDGERFPIHAVNLSEINPAYLRRSVAYSTTEQPGTIVVDPRQRYLYLVQENGRAMRYGVGVGREGFGWSGAATINSKQEWPDWYPPKEMIQRQPELKKVASQLQSGLGVAGGPRNPLGARAMYLWQGNKDTLYRIHGTLEPWTIGKNVSSGCIRMINQDAIDLYQRVPVGTKVVVLPAGGSHA; encoded by the coding sequence ATGATCGAGTTGAAACGCCGCAGCTTCGTCTCCGGTCTTGCGGCCGGCATCACCGGCCTTGGCCTCAGCGGCTGCGTGAGCCCGAATCCGGAACAGGCAGGCCCAGGTCCCGGTGCCGGGCGACGCATCGCCGATCGCGAGATCCCGCCTCCGGCGGACCTGCCGGCGTCCGATGGGCAGGTCGCCTCGTACTACGGCCCTGTGGATGGAGAGCGTTTCCCCATCCATGCCGTCAATCTCTCCGAGATCAACCCCGCGTACCTGCGTCGCTCGGTGGCCTATTCCACGACCGAACAGCCGGGCACGATCGTGGTCGATCCGCGCCAGCGCTACCTCTATCTCGTCCAGGAGAACGGGCGGGCGATGCGCTACGGCGTCGGCGTCGGTCGCGAGGGTTTCGGCTGGTCCGGCGCGGCGACCATCAATTCCAAGCAGGAATGGCCGGACTGGTATCCGCCGAAGGAGATGATCCAGCGCCAGCCCGAGCTGAAGAAAGTCGCGAGCCAGCTGCAGAGCGGCCTCGGTGTGGCCGGCGGACCGCGCAATCCACTCGGCGCCCGCGCCATGTATCTGTGGCAAGGCAACAAGGACACGCTCTATCGCATCCACGGCACTTTGGAGCCATGGACAATCGGCAAGAACGTATCGTCAGGTTGCATCCGCATGATCAACCAGGACGCGATCGATCTTTATCAGCGTGTGCCTGTCGGCACCAAG